One part of the Arcanobacterium phocisimile genome encodes these proteins:
- a CDS encoding glycosyltransferase: MNTEQRVAVIIPAMNEEDRVSATISAARTIPHVDLVVVVDDGSSDKTQDVARQNGATVVRHAVNRGKAAAMETGVAVVAMRDVEGQPARALLFLDADLGESAIECAPLVQTIFDGGVDCAIAYLPPQAGAGGHGIVTNTGRKGIKALTGWNPRQPLSGQRCITRTAFDVITPLAPGWGVEVGMTIDLLVAGFTVQEVPCDLRHRVSTNDFAGQLHRAAQLRGVLKALASRTIQRHKVHTSHRPPVIDGEPFNAYGA; this comes from the coding sequence GTGAATACCGAACAGCGCGTTGCAGTTATTATCCCGGCAATGAATGAAGAAGATCGAGTTTCCGCTACCATCAGCGCAGCCCGCACGATCCCCCACGTGGATCTGGTCGTCGTCGTCGACGATGGCTCGTCCGATAAGACGCAAGACGTTGCTCGGCAAAACGGTGCGACAGTCGTCCGGCATGCCGTTAATCGTGGCAAAGCCGCCGCGATGGAAACCGGAGTAGCTGTTGTTGCGATGCGTGACGTTGAAGGCCAACCAGCACGGGCACTCCTTTTCCTCGACGCCGACCTGGGTGAATCCGCTATTGAATGCGCACCGCTTGTTCAAACAATTTTCGATGGCGGTGTTGATTGCGCAATCGCTTATCTGCCACCACAGGCCGGTGCTGGCGGTCACGGGATTGTCACCAACACTGGACGCAAAGGCATCAAAGCTCTTACCGGATGGAATCCGCGTCAGCCACTATCTGGCCAGCGCTGTATTACCCGCACTGCTTTTGATGTTATTACTCCATTGGCTCCCGGCTGGGGCGTGGAAGTTGGTATGACGATAGATCTGCTTGTTGCTGGCTTCACGGTCCAAGAAGTGCCATGCGACCTGCGCCATCGAGTTTCGACGAACGATTTTGCCGGGCAGCTCCACCGTGCCGCACAGCTACGTGGAGTTTTAAAGGCACTCGCTTCGCGTACTATCCAACGCCATAAGGTACATACCTCGCACCGACCACCGGTTATCGACGGCGAACCGTTCAACGCATACGGAGCGTAA
- the upp gene encoding uracil phosphoribosyltransferase, with protein MELQVISHPLVAHKLTTLRDKKTPSPVFRQLVEEIIMLLSYEATRDILTEPKEIDTPVAHMTGTTMAHPRPVVVPILRAGLGMLDGMVRVIPAAEVGFLGMKRDEQTLEAITYANRLPDDLHDRQCFVLDPMLATGHTLIASIDYLLERGARDVTAVCILAAPEGLEALEKHIGDRGNVRIIVAAVDEKLNEKGFIVPGLGDAGDRLYGIVD; from the coding sequence ATGGAACTTCAGGTAATTAGCCACCCACTTGTGGCACATAAGCTTACAACTCTCCGCGACAAGAAAACCCCTTCCCCAGTTTTCCGCCAACTGGTTGAAGAAATCATCATGCTTCTGTCTTATGAAGCAACACGCGATATTCTCACTGAACCAAAGGAAATCGATACTCCGGTTGCACATATGACCGGTACAACGATGGCTCACCCACGCCCAGTTGTGGTCCCAATTTTACGTGCGGGTTTAGGCATGCTTGATGGTATGGTTCGCGTTATCCCAGCGGCCGAGGTTGGTTTCTTGGGTATGAAGCGTGATGAGCAGACTCTTGAGGCGATCACCTACGCTAACCGCCTTCCTGACGACCTGCACGACCGTCAGTGTTTCGTCCTCGACCCGATGTTGGCTACCGGCCACACGTTGATCGCGTCGATCGATTACTTGTTGGAGCGCGGCGCTCGTGACGTCACAGCTGTATGCATTTTGGCTGCCCCAGAAGGCTTGGAGGCTCTCGAAAAGCACATCGGCGATCGCGGAAACGTCCGCATCATCGTCGCTGCAGTTGACGAGAAGCTAAACGAGAAGGGCTTCATTGTTCCTGGATTGGGCGATGCTGGCGATCGTTTGTATGGAATCGTCGATTAA
- a CDS encoding IS3 family transposase, which translates to MGRVGACGDNAAAKSFFSLLQRNVLNTWHWKTRNELRIAITTWIENTYHRQRHQNRLGKQTPIEYEKIVSAVLKAA; encoded by the coding sequence ATGGGAAGAGTTGGAGCGTGTGGCGATAACGCTGCTGCTAAATCCTTTTTCTCTCTACTCCAACGCAACGTGCTCAACACCTGGCACTGGAAGACCCGCAACGAACTAAGAATCGCGATAACCACATGGATCGAGAACACCTACCATCGCCAACGCCACCAAAACCGGCTCGGTAAACAAACACCCATAGAATATGAGAAAATAGTATCCGCAGTTCTCAAAGCTGCATAA
- a CDS encoding SpaA isopeptide-forming pilin-related protein has translation MSTCNIIDRQLGGLGRRITCVVATIVLLISIMGFNYSSQAQGAELRKIDLNISKIGADTNKSLEGSKLEIRRNQNGSTGVTIEEWESDGSLHQTKLMPGEYKLLEKEAPKGYSLAEPIIFKVQSDGSVLVKDSSGSFVETPLKHIDSKSVTAFSDFNDDSMSWPGTPYGKFYYAKTTDSAEENSGKGEVVYCLNIERKAPPESYDGTGNDVKPNILQPNIVTYERVNDKNVAKYLDGAVTDFQEGTYDKLAKIVWAGYPNDSQNIGQELKLTATQFRTATQLAIYHLTDNFDVQKAVNEGKESHGFEGILKNEEPNSSVKKAYEKLIAYAGNTDEQLPGNSTLNFYSASQPGYQNLIGTKLDNPSYVPTLQMVDKKQEEPSLPKISTEATIDGEKEKTLSQAKSVEVVDTIAWKDLPAGKYVAEATYVVNNAGQESVVVGEQKFVVTKDQAAFGEATVPVILTIPESALTADGQPVKFTVLERVFKADDAGKKTGDAVAEHVEKDSDDQTVTVTVKKPVAPKPSISTVATVNGEKSVELDGVKPVEVVDTIAWKDLPAGKYVAEATYVVNNAGQESVVVGEQKFVVTKDQAAFGEATVPVILTIPESALTADGQPVKFTVLERVFKADDAGKKTGDAVAEHVEKDSDDQTVTVTVKKPIAPAPSTVAVNFSKVIAGQGDELKGAALKIVKGDKADGSDVVAEWISTGAVKTFELNEGIYTLVEDQAPLGFLKAEAITFRVTNTVDSKKIEILQNGVWVEAKDSTITMEDVRDTSPKTPAPEKKQTPETPKPVPNQSGNLAKTGINLAGLSMVTLLLVAGGAVLLRRKKA, from the coding sequence ATGAGTACATGCAATATCATTGATAGGCAACTGGGTGGTTTAGGACGGCGCATAACTTGTGTGGTGGCAACAATTGTTTTGCTCATCTCAATAATGGGATTCAACTATTCCAGCCAGGCGCAGGGTGCTGAGCTAAGAAAAATCGATCTAAATATCTCCAAAATTGGAGCAGACACAAACAAGAGTCTAGAAGGCTCGAAGTTGGAGATACGTAGAAATCAAAATGGTTCAACCGGTGTGACTATTGAAGAGTGGGAGTCAGACGGGTCCCTTCATCAGACTAAACTGATGCCAGGGGAATATAAATTACTAGAAAAAGAAGCTCCCAAAGGTTACAGCCTAGCTGAGCCGATCATCTTTAAAGTGCAGAGTGATGGGTCAGTGCTTGTGAAGGACTCATCTGGCAGTTTCGTCGAAACTCCCCTGAAACATATCGACTCCAAGAGTGTCACCGCGTTTAGTGATTTTAATGATGATAGTATGTCCTGGCCAGGTACTCCATATGGAAAGTTCTACTACGCAAAAACCACGGACAGTGCCGAAGAGAATTCCGGCAAAGGGGAAGTGGTTTATTGTCTGAATATTGAGCGAAAAGCTCCTCCGGAATCATATGATGGAACTGGAAATGATGTCAAGCCTAACATTTTGCAACCGAATATTGTCACGTATGAACGTGTAAATGATAAGAACGTTGCGAAGTATTTAGATGGTGCAGTGACTGATTTCCAGGAAGGAACGTACGATAAGTTAGCAAAGATAGTCTGGGCAGGATATCCTAACGACTCGCAGAATATAGGTCAGGAATTGAAACTGACTGCAACCCAGTTCAGAACTGCGACACAATTAGCAATTTACCATTTGACGGATAACTTTGACGTTCAAAAAGCAGTAAATGAAGGAAAAGAATCCCATGGCTTTGAGGGGATTTTGAAAAATGAAGAGCCGAATAGTAGCGTCAAAAAAGCTTACGAGAAGTTAATAGCGTATGCGGGCAATACTGATGAGCAACTACCTGGTAATTCAACTTTGAATTTCTATTCGGCGTCACAGCCTGGTTATCAAAACCTTATCGGTACAAAACTAGATAATCCCAGTTATGTACCAACTCTTCAAATGGTCGATAAAAAGCAGGAGGAACCATCTCTGCCTAAAATATCAACCGAAGCCACTATTGACGGTGAAAAAGAAAAAACGTTAAGCCAGGCTAAATCGGTTGAGGTTGTTGACACGATTGCTTGGAAGGATCTCCCAGCTGGTAAGTATGTTGCTGAGGCGACGTATGTTGTTAATAATGCTGGTCAAGAATCTGTTGTTGTAGGAGAACAGAAGTTCGTTGTGACAAAAGATCAGGCAGCGTTTGGCGAAGCTACAGTTCCTGTGATCTTGACGATTCCTGAGTCGGCGTTGACTGCTGATGGTCAGCCGGTGAAGTTCACTGTTCTTGAGCGTGTGTTTAAGGCTGATGATGCTGGTAAGAAGACTGGCGATGCTGTTGCTGAGCACGTTGAGAAGGATTCTGATGATCAGACGGTTACTGTTACTGTGAAGAAGCCTGTTGCTCCGAAGCCGTCGATTTCGACTGTTGCTACGGTTAATGGTGAGAAGTCTGTTGAGCTTGATGGTGTGAAGCCTGTTGAGGTTGTTGACACGATTGCTTGGAAGGATCTCCCAGCTGGTAAGTATGTTGCTGAGGCGACGTATGTTGTTAATAATGCTGGTCAAGAATCTGTTGTTGTAGGAGAACAGAAGTTCGTTGTGACAAAAGATCAGGCAGCGTTTGGCGAAGCTACAGTTCCTGTGATCTTGACGATTCCTGAGTCGGCGTTGACTGCTGATGGTCAGCCGGTGAAGTTCACTGTTCTTGAGCGTGTGTTTAAGGCTGATGATGCTGGTAAGAAGACTGGCGATGCTGTTGCTGAGCACGTTGAGAAGGATTCTGATGATCAGACGGTTACTGTTACTGTGAAGAAGCCTATTGCTCCTGCTCCGTCTACTGTGGCGGTTAACTTCTCGAAGGTTATTGCCGGTCAGGGTGATGAACTCAAGGGTGCAGCACTCAAGATTGTTAAAGGTGATAAGGCTGATGGTTCAGACGTTGTTGCTGAGTGGATCTCCACTGGAGCTGTAAAGACCTTTGAACTCAACGAAGGTATCTACACCCTCGTTGAAGACCAGGCTCCTCTTGGCTTCTTGAAGGCTGAAGCGATTACTTTCCGTGTAACAAACACCGTTGATAGTAAGAAGATTGAGATTCTTCAAAACGGTGTTTGGGTTGAAGCCAAGGACTCAACAATCACAATGGAAGACGTTCGCGACACGAGTCCAAAGACGCCAGCTCCTGAAAAGAAGCAGACTCCGGAAACTCCGAAGCCTGTTCCAAACCAGAGTGGTAATCTCGCTAAGACGGGTATTAACCTTGCTGGTCTGAGTATGGTAACGCTCCTGCTCGTTGCGGGTGGCGCAGTGCTGTTACGTCGTAAGAAAGCATAG
- the tadA gene encoding tRNA adenosine(34) deaminase TadA, translating to MYESEKEAMSHAIELARRAGEAGDVPVGALVFADDVVIGTGWNTREVDADPCGHAEINALREAARALGRWNLSGCTLVVTLEPCTMCAGAIVNSRISCVVFGAWDEKAGAAGSVRDVLRDARLNHTVEVLGGIREEENMQLLRDWFQQRR from the coding sequence ATGTATGAATCCGAAAAAGAAGCGATGAGTCACGCCATAGAGCTTGCTCGCCGTGCCGGGGAAGCTGGCGACGTGCCGGTGGGTGCATTGGTGTTTGCCGACGACGTCGTCATCGGCACCGGGTGGAATACCCGCGAGGTCGACGCCGATCCGTGCGGGCACGCCGAAATTAACGCCTTGCGGGAAGCGGCGCGAGCATTGGGTCGCTGGAATTTAAGCGGATGTACGTTGGTGGTGACGCTTGAGCCGTGCACGATGTGTGCCGGAGCGATTGTGAACTCGCGGATCTCGTGCGTGGTGTTTGGTGCTTGGGACGAAAAAGCCGGAGCGGCTGGGTCTGTGCGGGACGTATTGCGCGACGCTCGACTTAACCACACCGTCGAAGTTCTTGGCGGCATCCGTGAAGAAGAAAATATGCAGCTGCTGCGCGACTGGTTCCAGCAACGTCGGTAG
- a CDS encoding DUF5926 family protein, with translation MGKASRRNKEKKPKKARIQFVDRPFEGLPFEPQLVAMREIIPAATLPVRTTAEFGGEDLMIVTLLPGMAAALRRKDGVLLVAAQTVMNSGDVSLDIADRVIKGMELKAGDTLQQTDQPVPGPRLQDILDLSAESEMTLHENYAFWVDPAELDDPEMKSAIEQTRDQVLPTAHVPEIEGAFWCRMQREFVRWVRPEPEAQVLDALARLHQARELGFDGGRFVGAFRALGLMIPVFELDASSEADEMTKPMAVFAERFEKALAVTDALTPEERRARAGIISRQVTLR, from the coding sequence ATGGGCAAGGCAAGCCGCCGAAACAAAGAAAAGAAGCCAAAGAAGGCACGTATCCAGTTTGTGGATCGTCCGTTTGAAGGCCTACCGTTTGAGCCGCAGCTTGTTGCAATGCGTGAGATTATTCCAGCTGCAACATTGCCAGTGCGTACTACCGCCGAATTCGGTGGCGAAGATCTGATGATCGTCACGTTGCTTCCCGGTATGGCTGCGGCGTTGCGTCGCAAAGATGGCGTTCTCCTGGTTGCTGCGCAAACCGTGATGAATTCTGGCGATGTGTCGCTTGATATTGCTGACCGTGTTATTAAGGGTATGGAGTTGAAGGCTGGCGATACTCTCCAGCAGACCGACCAGCCAGTTCCTGGCCCGCGCCTGCAAGATATTCTTGACCTCAGCGCCGAATCTGAGATGACGTTGCATGAGAATTATGCTTTCTGGGTTGATCCAGCTGAGCTTGATGATCCAGAAATGAAGTCGGCTATTGAGCAGACTCGCGACCAGGTTCTGCCAACTGCTCACGTTCCAGAGATCGAGGGCGCGTTCTGGTGCCGGATGCAGCGCGAGTTCGTGCGCTGGGTGCGCCCGGAGCCAGAAGCTCAGGTTTTGGACGCGTTGGCGCGCCTACACCAGGCTCGTGAGCTCGGGTTCGACGGTGGTCGTTTCGTTGGCGCTTTCCGTGCGCTCGGTTTGATGATTCCAGTTTTTGAGCTCGATGCCAGTAGCGAAGCTGATGAGATGACCAAGCCAATGGCTGTGTTTGCTGAGCGTTTCGAAAAAGCACTTGCAGTGACGGATGCGTTGACCCCAGAAGAGCGTCGCGCTCGTGCGGGTATTATTTCTCGCCAGGTGACTTTGCGCTAA
- a CDS encoding alpha/beta hydrolase, translated as MLAIVCMESSINMYTGLIPTFGPRVPDYLGPDWVARTAFLNEVDAGTPPGRPDVAVLVSEVDADARVRRSGVAALWLPGFLDSFFHVEQAQAWGKAGIALYGLDFRRSGRALRVPSRRDDVRDLLIREEEIHAALAHLRAQGAEQIVLIGHSTGGLQAALFADRHPGEVDAVILNSPWLDHNGPRWQRTVATSAVEKIARVSPLSPIARLKPAYARSLHVDYGGEFSFNPLHKPLTSATVFAGFFTAARRGHAMVAQGLNIKEPVLLAHSDQSGSVMHPTAAELAHTDVVLDVADMKRLAPTLGRNVETVEIIGGRHDLSLSEKPARNRYTRETIRWALRQLGR; from the coding sequence ATGCTGGCGATCGTTTGTATGGAATCGTCGATTAATATGTACACCGGTCTGATCCCCACGTTTGGCCCGCGGGTTCCAGATTATTTGGGTCCGGATTGGGTGGCACGTACGGCTTTTTTGAATGAGGTCGACGCCGGTACCCCGCCTGGCCGTCCCGATGTTGCGGTTCTGGTCAGTGAGGTCGACGCCGATGCGCGCGTTAGGCGTTCTGGTGTTGCCGCGCTGTGGTTGCCTGGGTTTTTGGATTCGTTTTTCCATGTGGAACAAGCCCAAGCGTGGGGCAAGGCTGGTATTGCGTTGTATGGTTTGGATTTTCGCCGTTCTGGGCGGGCGTTGCGGGTGCCGTCGCGCCGCGATGATGTGCGCGATCTGTTGATCCGTGAAGAGGAAATCCATGCAGCGCTAGCTCATCTGCGAGCTCAAGGCGCTGAGCAGATTGTTTTGATTGGTCATTCAACTGGTGGCTTGCAGGCTGCCTTGTTTGCCGATCGTCATCCAGGTGAAGTCGATGCGGTGATTCTTAATTCACCGTGGCTAGATCATAATGGTCCGCGATGGCAGCGCACAGTTGCGACATCGGCGGTAGAAAAAATCGCACGGGTTTCTCCGCTTTCTCCGATTGCTCGGCTAAAGCCGGCCTATGCGCGCAGCCTGCATGTTGATTATGGCGGAGAGTTTTCGTTCAATCCGCTCCATAAGCCTCTCACGTCAGCTACCGTCTTTGCCGGATTCTTCACTGCTGCCCGCCGCGGGCACGCGATGGTTGCGCAAGGCTTGAATATCAAAGAGCCCGTGCTGCTTGCACATTCGGATCAGTCCGGTAGCGTCATGCATCCAACTGCTGCCGAACTGGCACATACCGACGTCGTTCTCGACGTCGCTGACATGAAACGCTTGGCTCCAACGCTCGGCAGAAACGTCGAAACAGTGGAGATTATTGGCGGTCGCCACGATCTTTCTCTGTCAGAAAAACCTGCACGTAATCGTTATACACGCGAGACGATCCGTTGGGCGTTACGCCAACTCGGCCGTTAA
- a CDS encoding VaFE repeat-containing surface-anchored protein, whose amino-acid sequence MMRYLNRMGIFFLALFLMLSGVTSAIAVPSPSKDETTVYYAHDKGERLKVVKGETGEIVAPWSFCLDERHGTPSYSSKKKVGEYRLISNANADTLDAVLANAEGGRALDLRNPEFSKDQRFEMIKRLIYSMERDPLKIQERYNFPSFRLWAAQEELVYNIVNTKKLTSIYGEAMKELDAFMRDPQAIPSGVEVVVDIYEAQRPKRGKETQSLITGRVITPKVVNPVGSLKTTVKADSVAATGDRAVSVLGDKAVAGVPVVDTITYTGLVAGAQYKVTGTLMKVDGETVTPVANAVVSKTLAASDNGAGTWDIDFGTVKLEAGTTYVVYESAVSVEDLVDADKDGVKDAKHVVEHKDKTDKSQTVVTTPKVVNPVGSLKTTVKADSVAATGDRAVSVLGDKAVAGVPVVDTITYTGLVAGAQYKVTGTLMKVDGETVTPVANAVVSKTLAASDNGAGTWDIDFGTVKLEAGTTYVVYESAVSVEDLVDADKDGVKDAKHVVEHKDKTDKSQTVVTTPKVVNPVGSLKTTVKADSVAATGDRAVSVLGDKAVAGVPVVDTITYTGLVAGAQYKVTGTLMKVDGETVTPVANAVVSKTLAASDNGAGTWDIDFGTVKLEAGTTYVVYESAVSVEDLVDADKDGVKDAKHVVEHKDKTDKSQTVVTTPKVVNPVGSLKTTVKADSVAATGDRAVSVLGDKAVAGVPVVDTITYTGLVAGAQYKVTGTLMKVDGETVTPVANAVVSKTLAASDNGAGTWDIDFGTVKLEAGTTYVVYESAVSVEDLVDADKDGVKDAKHVVEHKDKTDKSQTVVTTPKVVNPVGSLKTTVKADSVAATGDRAVSVLGDKAVAGVPVVDTITYTGLVAGAQYKVTGTLMKVDGETVTPVANAVVSKTLAASDNGAGTWDIDFGTVKLEAGTTYVVYESAVSVEDLVDADKDGVKDAKHVVEHKDKTDKSQTVVTTPKVVNPVGSLKTTVKADSVAATGDRAVSVLGDKAVAGVPVVDTITYTGLVAGAQYKVTGTLMKVDGETVTPVANAVVSKTLAASDNGAGTWDIDFGTVKLEAGTTYVVYESAVSVEDLVDADKDGVKDAKHVVEHKDKTDKSQTVVTTPKVVNPVGSLKTTVKADSVAATGDRAVSVLGDKAVAGVPVVDTITYTGLVAGAQYKVTGTLMKVDGETVTPVANAVVSKTLAASDNGAGTWDIDFGTVKLEAGTTYVVYESAVSVEDLVDADKDGVKDAKHVVEHKDKTDKSQTVVTTPKGNVAPPSKTLARTGVELPLLLLLGIVMSVSGGILLINRLLVHKEDNC is encoded by the coding sequence ATGATGCGATATCTCAACCGGATGGGAATATTTTTTTTGGCGCTTTTCCTGATGCTTTCTGGAGTTACGTCAGCAATAGCCGTTCCGTCTCCGTCTAAAGATGAAACTACTGTCTATTACGCTCACGATAAAGGAGAGCGACTAAAGGTCGTAAAAGGGGAAACGGGCGAAATTGTCGCCCCCTGGTCGTTCTGTTTAGATGAGCGTCATGGCACCCCAAGTTATTCTTCGAAGAAAAAAGTGGGTGAGTATAGGCTCATCAGTAATGCTAATGCAGATACTCTCGATGCGGTGTTAGCTAACGCGGAAGGTGGTCGGGCTTTAGATCTCAGGAATCCAGAATTCTCCAAAGACCAACGCTTTGAAATGATTAAGCGACTCATATATTCGATGGAACGAGATCCGCTAAAAATTCAGGAAAGGTATAATTTTCCGTCGTTCAGATTATGGGCAGCTCAAGAGGAGTTAGTATATAACATTGTAAATACTAAGAAACTGACTAGTATTTACGGTGAGGCAATGAAAGAGCTTGATGCTTTCATGCGCGATCCTCAGGCAATTCCTAGTGGTGTAGAAGTCGTTGTGGATATTTATGAAGCCCAGCGTCCAAAGCGAGGAAAAGAAACTCAGTCGTTAATTACAGGTCGTGTGATTACACCGAAGGTTGTGAATCCGGTTGGTTCTTTGAAGACTACTGTGAAGGCTGATTCGGTTGCTGCTACTGGTGATCGGGCTGTGAGTGTTTTGGGTGATAAGGCTGTTGCCGGTGTTCCGGTGGTTGATACTATTACCTACACTGGTTTGGTTGCGGGTGCTCAGTATAAGGTCACTGGTACTTTGATGAAGGTTGATGGTGAGACTGTCACGCCTGTTGCTAATGCTGTGGTGTCTAAGACTCTTGCTGCTAGTGATAATGGTGCTGGTACGTGGGACATTGATTTTGGTACCGTGAAGCTTGAGGCTGGTACGACGTATGTTGTGTACGAGAGTGCTGTGTCGGTTGAGGATCTTGTTGATGCTGATAAAGATGGTGTCAAGGATGCTAAGCATGTGGTTGAGCATAAGGACAAGACTGATAAGTCTCAAACTGTTGTGACCACACCGAAGGTTGTGAATCCGGTTGGTTCTTTGAAGACTACTGTGAAGGCTGATTCGGTTGCTGCTACTGGTGATCGGGCTGTGAGTGTTTTGGGTGATAAGGCTGTTGCCGGTGTTCCGGTGGTTGATACTATTACCTACACTGGTTTGGTTGCGGGTGCTCAGTATAAGGTCACTGGTACTTTGATGAAGGTTGATGGTGAGACTGTCACGCCTGTTGCTAATGCTGTGGTGTCTAAGACTCTTGCTGCTAGTGATAATGGTGCTGGTACGTGGGACATTGATTTTGGTACCGTGAAGCTTGAGGCTGGTACGACGTATGTTGTGTACGAGAGTGCTGTGTCGGTTGAGGATCTTGTTGATGCTGATAAAGATGGTGTCAAGGATGCTAAGCATGTGGTTGAGCATAAGGACAAGACTGATAAGTCTCAAACTGTTGTGACCACACCGAAGGTTGTGAATCCGGTTGGTTCTTTGAAGACTACTGTGAAGGCTGATTCGGTTGCTGCTACTGGTGATCGGGCTGTGAGTGTTTTGGGTGATAAGGCTGTTGCCGGTGTTCCGGTGGTTGATACTATTACCTACACTGGTTTGGTTGCGGGTGCTCAGTATAAGGTCACTGGTACTTTGATGAAGGTTGATGGTGAGACTGTCACGCCTGTTGCTAATGCTGTGGTGTCTAAGACTCTTGCTGCTAGTGATAATGGTGCTGGTACGTGGGACATTGATTTTGGTACCGTGAAGCTTGAGGCTGGTACGACGTATGTTGTGTACGAGAGTGCTGTGTCGGTTGAGGATCTTGTTGATGCTGATAAAGATGGTGTCAAGGATGCTAAGCATGTGGTTGAGCATAAGGACAAGACTGATAAGTCTCAAACTGTTGTGACCACACCGAAGGTTGTGAATCCGGTTGGTTCTTTGAAGACTACTGTGAAGGCTGATTCGGTTGCTGCTACTGGTGATCGGGCTGTGAGTGTTTTGGGTGATAAGGCTGTTGCCGGTGTTCCGGTGGTTGATACTATTACCTACACTGGTTTGGTTGCGGGTGCTCAGTATAAGGTCACTGGTACTTTGATGAAGGTTGATGGTGAGACTGTCACGCCTGTTGCTAATGCTGTGGTGTCTAAGACTCTTGCTGCTAGTGATAATGGTGCTGGTACGTGGGACATTGATTTTGGTACCGTGAAGCTTGAGGCTGGTACGACGTATGTTGTGTACGAGAGTGCTGTGTCGGTTGAGGATCTTGTTGATGCTGATAAAGATGGTGTCAAGGATGCTAAGCATGTGGTTGAGCATAAGGACAAGACTGATAAGTCTCAAACTGTTGTGACCACACCGAAGGTTGTGAATCCGGTTGGTTCTTTGAAGACTACTGTGAAGGCTGATTCGGTTGCTGCTACTGGTGATCGGGCTGTGAGTGTTTTGGGTGATAAGGCTGTTGCCGGTGTTCCGGTGGTTGATACTATTACCTACACTGGTTTGGTTGCGGGTGCTCAGTATAAGGTCACTGGTACTTTGATGAAGGTTGATGGTGAGACTGTCACGCCTGTTGCTAATGCTGTGGTGTCTAAGACTCTTGCTGCTAGTGATAATGGTGCTGGTACGTGGGACATTGATTTTGGTACCGTGAAGCTTGAGGCTGGTACGACGTATGTTGTGTACGAGAGTGCTGTGTCGGTTGAGGATCTTGTTGATGCTGATAAAGATGGTGTCAAGGATGCTAAGCATGTGGTTGAGCATAAGGACAAGACTGATAAGTCTCAAACTGTTGTGACCACACCGAAGGTTGTGAATCCGGTTGGTTCTTTGAAGACTACTGTGAAGGCTGATTCGGTTGCTGCTACTGGTGATCGGGCTGTGAGTGTTTTGGGTGATAAGGCTGTTGCCGGTGTTCCGGTGGTTGATACTATTACCTACACTGGTTTGGTTGCGGGTGCTCAGTATAAGGTCACTGGTACTTTGATGAAGGTTGATGGTGAGACTGTCACGCCTGTTGCTAATGCTGTGGTGTCTAAGACTCTTGCTGCTAGTGATAATGGTGCTGGTACGTGGGACATTGATTTTGGTACCGTGAAGCTTGAGGCTGGTACGACGTATGTTGTGTACGAGAGTGCTGTGTCGGTTGAGGATCTTGTTGATGCTGATAAAGATGGTGTCAAGGATGCTAAGCATGTGGTTGAGCATAAGGACAAGACTGATAAGTCTCAAACTGTTGTGACCACACCGAAGGTTGTGAATCCGGTTGGTTCTTTGAAGACTACTGTGAAGGCTGATTCGGTTGCTGCTACTGGTGATCGGGCTGTGAGTGTTTTGGGTGATAAGGCTGTTGCCGGTGTTCCGGTGGTTGATACTATTACCTACACTGGTTTGGTTGCGGGTGCTCAGTATAAGGTCACTGGTACTTTGATGAAGGTTGATGGTGAGACTGTCACGCCTGTTGCTAATGCTGTGGTGTCTAAGACTCTTGCTGCTAGTGATAATGGTGCTGGTACGTGGGACATTGATTTTGGTACCGTGAAGCTTGAGGCTGGTACGACGTATGTTGTGTACGAGAGTGCTGTGTCGGTTGAGGATCTTGTTGATGCTGATAAAGATGGTGTCAAGGATGCTAAGCATGTGGTTGAGCATAAGGACAAGACTGATAAGTCTCAAACTGTTGTGACCACACCGAAGGGAAATGTAGCACCTCCATCCAAGACCCTGGCTCGGACAGGAGTAGAACTACCGCTCCTTTTATTGTTGGGCATTGTTATGAGTGTTTCTGGTGGAATTCTGTTAATCAACAGGCTACTTGTCCACAAAGAGGATAACTGCTAA